One Pomacea canaliculata isolate SZHN2017 linkage group LG9, ASM307304v1, whole genome shotgun sequence DNA segment encodes these proteins:
- the LOC112571627 gene encoding uncharacterized protein LOC112571627 — protein sequence MEPTSSKRQRGANWSSREVRALLEFKREVFEITLVSSCPDLPSYAPVPDAGLTKEVFSSVDVYDTNSLRCTLNIYSEKISVKQNLSSGQLYAIPNAVCRNDKYC from the exons atgGAGCCGACGTCTTCCAAACGCCAGCGAGGAGCAAACTGGTCCAGCAGGGAAGTACGGGCATTATTAGAG tttaagagAGAGGTTTTTGAGATAACTCTAGTCAGCAGCTGCCCAG ATTTGCCTTCATATGCACCTGTTCCTGATGCTGGCCTAACAAAGGAAGTGTTCTCTAGTGTAGATGTCTATGATACAAATAGTTTAAGATGtactctcaatatatattctgAGAAAATAAGTGTCAAGCAGAATTTAAGTTCAGGTCAGCTTTATGCTATACCTAACGCTGTTTGCAGAAATGACAAGTACTGTTAA